Proteins encoded by one window of Crassostrea angulata isolate pt1a10 chromosome 9, ASM2561291v2, whole genome shotgun sequence:
- the LOC128162246 gene encoding probable transcriptional regulatory protein HY04AAS1_0501 encodes MELTLRTLPRVLHKTQTVSCPRISLCHTRLFQNCVSKKSSMPARLSTKTDIVAERTLFQMLPVVYWRTNRHMAGHSKFSNIKHRKEAQDSKKSALMGQYVKLAQSAVKMGGSTDPKLNPKLAQVIESAKKSSLGVETIKKLLERMKNKEYKDIMIEVCGPANSIFLVMVDATNQVSARTEVKAAMRKHPVKVSTSPSSFHLFEQQGILYVTPDPGRPNLDLEEIAIECEAEDVTKETNEEGREVIKVSLEFFRALLKAEFWL; translated from the exons atggaaTTAACATTGAGAACCTTACCTCGTGTTTTACACAAAACACAGACTGTGAGTTGCCCCAGAATCAGCCTGTGTCACACACGCCTCTTTCAAAATTGTGTAAGCAAAAAGTCATCAATGCCAGCTAGATTGAGCACAAAGACAGATATTGTAGCTGAGAGGACTCTGTTCCAAATGTTGCCTGTTGTTTACTGGCGAACTAACAGACATATGGCAGGGCACAGTAAATTCTCTAACATCAAACATCGAAAAGAGGCGCAGGACAGTAAAAAGTCAGCACTGATGGGACAGTATGTCAAGCTAGCACAGTCAGCTGTAAAAA TGGGTGGCTCTACTGATCCCAAACTTAACCCCAAGCTGGCCCAGGTTATAGAGAGTGCAAAGAAGAGCAGTCTGGGTGTTGAAACCATAAAAAAACTACTTGAAAGAATG aaaaataaagaatacaaaGATATTATGATAGAAGTTTGTGGACCAGCCAACTCCATTTTCTTGGTTATGGTAGACGCAACGAACCAAGTCAGTGCTAGGACAGAGGTGAAAGCTGCAATGAGGAAACATCC aGTGAAAGTCAGCACCTCCCCTTCCAGTTTTCACTTATTCGAGCAGCAGGGAATTTTGTACGTGACCCCTGACCCCGGACGCCCCAACCTTGACCTTGAGGAAATTGCCATCGAATGTGAGGCTGAGGACGTAACCAAGGAAACAAATGAAGAAGGTCGTGAAGTGATCAAGGTTAGTCTTGAGTTCTT ccgggctctgctgaaagcagagttcTGGCTGTAG